Below is a genomic region from Neovison vison isolate M4711 chromosome 9, ASM_NN_V1, whole genome shotgun sequence.
CCCGATCCCTTGGGAAGCCCTGTGATAATGCCATGGCCCAAAGACAGCACAGTGTATCATTACTCACCAGTCTTTAGAATAAAGCACAGGATCTGGGCTCCCGGAAAGGGTTGCTTCCAGCTGGAACACCTACCAGCAGGGCATCCTTGCAAGCATTCTGCATGCAGTACTGCTGAAGCTCTGCAGCTGCCTGGGAGACCTGAAACAAAGGGACACCAGCTTGAAGTGCTGCTCACAGCCGAGCCATCTGATACTCTGAAAAATGATCCTACAGCCTGATAAAGGTCCCACATCTTGTGATCTCTAAAAGTCTCTTATTTGCTGAAAGTTCATGTTACAGTTTCCATGATttagggtatttttaaaaattccgtTGCttcttcaataaaagaaaaataaagctggtatCTTTGATCCATTTAGAATCCTAGTTGTGAGACTGACCTGGTAAAGAAATAGCTCATTCTAGTACTTCCTTTACAAATTTTCACTTATAAAGCGTGCGCTAATATAGTCAGGTTTGCCATGtgagcagactttttttttttaaagattttatttattaatttatttgacacagagagagatcacaagcaagtagagaggcaggcagagagagagagggaagcaggctccccgctgagcagagagccctgagatcatgacctgagccaaaggcagaggcttaacc
It encodes:
- the GNG10 gene encoding guanine nucleotide-binding protein G(I)/G(S)/G(O) subunit gamma-10; protein product: MSSGASVNALQRLVEQLKLEAGVERIKVSQAAAELQQYCMQNACKDALLVGVPAGSNPFREPRSCALF